One genomic region from Arthrobacter pigmenti encodes:
- the uxaC gene encoding glucuronate isomerase: MPSLAPHPDRLLPADPAVRALARSLYKSVAEAPIYSPHGHVDAELLLRNDYFGGPSELLITPDHYVVRLLHASGIPLDDLGVTRKGKASAADGRAVFRAFCAHWHVFFGTPVHYWFESEFAELFGITEQPSAQTADSIYDQISDALLTERFRPRSLLERFNLRLLATTDDPSDDLTAHAALADDPSFAGRVIPTFRADAYMTPDHSSWLPKLEELAEASNTDTGTYAGLLSALRNRRAFFKQHGCTSTDTGVPDAWALPLEDVEAERLHAAGMAGTITPDQAVAYRRNMLYQFARMSQEDGLVMQLHPGVIRNHHKPTLDQYGPDTGHDLPDTTAFTLPLQRVLNDFGTNPSFRLVLFTVDETAFSREIAPLAGFYPSVYVGAPWWFIDTPAAIHRFRGAATDSAGFYKTSGFIDDTRAFCSIPARHDMSRRLDAGYLAGLVATHQLSEEDAHRIVQDLVEKIPVDTFRLKV, translated from the coding sequence ATGCCGTCGCTAGCACCTCATCCCGACCGTCTTCTGCCAGCCGATCCAGCGGTCCGTGCCCTTGCCCGGTCCCTCTACAAGTCAGTGGCTGAAGCGCCGATCTACTCGCCCCACGGCCACGTCGACGCAGAACTTCTGCTTCGAAACGATTACTTCGGTGGTCCCTCCGAGCTGCTGATCACGCCCGATCACTACGTGGTTCGACTGCTGCACGCTTCCGGGATACCGCTTGATGACCTCGGTGTCACACGCAAGGGAAAGGCATCCGCAGCAGACGGAAGGGCGGTATTCCGTGCCTTCTGCGCACACTGGCACGTTTTCTTTGGCACGCCGGTGCACTATTGGTTTGAAAGCGAGTTTGCGGAACTGTTCGGGATAACGGAACAGCCGTCAGCCCAGACCGCGGACAGCATCTATGACCAGATCAGCGACGCCTTGTTGACCGAGAGATTCAGACCGCGTTCCCTCCTCGAACGGTTCAACCTCAGGCTCCTTGCGACGACGGATGACCCTTCCGACGATCTCACCGCACACGCAGCACTCGCGGACGATCCTTCGTTCGCGGGCCGGGTGATCCCCACATTCCGCGCTGACGCATATATGACGCCCGACCACAGCTCGTGGTTGCCGAAGCTGGAGGAGCTCGCTGAAGCAAGTAACACCGATACGGGTACGTATGCCGGATTGCTGTCAGCACTCCGCAACCGGCGGGCCTTTTTCAAGCAGCATGGTTGCACTTCAACGGACACCGGTGTCCCTGATGCATGGGCGTTGCCGTTGGAGGACGTTGAGGCGGAAAGGCTCCATGCGGCGGGGATGGCAGGGACCATTACTCCCGATCAGGCGGTGGCCTACCGCCGCAACATGCTCTACCAGTTTGCTCGGATGTCGCAGGAGGATGGACTGGTCATGCAGCTACATCCCGGAGTTATCCGCAACCACCATAAGCCCACACTGGATCAGTATGGTCCGGACACCGGCCACGATCTGCCGGACACCACCGCCTTCACGCTGCCACTTCAGCGGGTCCTGAACGATTTTGGTACCAACCCTTCGTTCCGGTTGGTCCTCTTCACCGTGGACGAGACTGCCTTTTCACGGGAGATTGCGCCCTTGGCTGGTTTCTATCCGTCGGTCTATGTCGGTGCGCCCTGGTGGTTCATTGATACCCCCGCAGCCATTCACCGCTTCCGGGGGGCAGCCACTGACAGTGCCGGATTTTACAAGACGTCCGGGTTTATTGACGACACCCGTGCGTTCTGCTCAATCCCCGCCCGCCACGATATGTCCCGCCGCCTGGACGCGGGCTACCTTGCGGGTCTGGTGGCCACCCATCAGCTCAGCGAAGAGGACGCACACCGGATCGTTCAGGACCTGGTGGAGAAGATTCCTGTGGACACGTTCAGGCTCAAGGTCTGA
- a CDS encoding MSMEG_6728 family protein produces MQTFLPYPDFAASAAVLDQARLGKQRVETLQILRALVLPDYGWRRHPATRMWMGYVPALAVYGLAMVREWVSRGHADSTAALISEFAPDSATAFNAGAGPEPAMPPWLGQTEVHLSHQSNLIQKAPDFYRDRFPGIPENLPYSWPEPELELIPVEPVGSRLWIWHGPVDSSDGDALHLANHPPAGRAAPKWSRQYTAFTELARVGDAAAVVVDGGARLQTGTLGALSTDDDGAQAARRRINFSGWLRRTDFAYPALLQDPRRFYAVEAPADIRP; encoded by the coding sequence ATGCAGACCTTCCTGCCCTATCCCGACTTCGCGGCAAGCGCGGCCGTGCTGGACCAGGCACGGCTCGGAAAACAACGGGTCGAGACCCTGCAGATCCTCCGGGCCCTCGTGCTGCCCGATTACGGCTGGCGACGCCACCCCGCCACCCGCATGTGGATGGGTTACGTCCCAGCCCTCGCGGTGTACGGATTGGCGATGGTCCGGGAGTGGGTCTCGCGCGGACACGCGGACAGCACAGCTGCCTTGATCAGCGAGTTCGCACCGGATTCCGCTACGGCGTTCAACGCCGGCGCCGGGCCGGAACCGGCGATGCCGCCCTGGCTCGGCCAGACGGAGGTGCACCTGAGCCACCAATCCAACCTGATACAGAAGGCGCCGGACTTCTACCGGGACCGGTTCCCCGGCATCCCCGAGAACCTGCCCTACAGCTGGCCGGAGCCCGAGCTCGAGCTGATTCCGGTTGAGCCCGTCGGTTCGCGCCTGTGGATCTGGCACGGCCCGGTGGACTCTTCCGACGGCGACGCGCTGCACCTGGCGAACCATCCCCCGGCCGGTAGGGCAGCGCCCAAGTGGTCGCGACAGTACACGGCATTCACGGAACTTGCACGCGTTGGAGACGCTGCCGCCGTCGTCGTTGATGGTGGCGCCCGGCTGCAGACGGGCACGCTGGGTGCGCTTTCAACGGACGACGACGGCGCCCAGGCGGCGCGGCGGCGCATCAACTTCTCGGGCTGGCTGCGGCGCACGGATTTTGCGTATCCGGCGCTACTGCAGGATCCGCGGCGGTTCTATGCCGTCGAGGCGCCTGCTGACATCAGACCTTGA
- a CDS encoding glycosyltransferase, whose translation MRVAVVAESFLPHMNGVTHSLLKVLEHLSSRGDCFEDVLVIAPSSSWLDEKSPATVEGYPVVPLPSFPLKGYPTVRLAAGTVARVRRTLADFAPDVVHIASPFVLGWRAVQAANQLGLTTVSVYQTEIPAYAARYGVPWLENVLWQRVENIHARSTLTLAPSSFALNQLGSRGIPRLRLWRRGVDTARFTPAKRDGQWRRSVAPPGSRIIGYVGRLAAEKQVEDLAGLDAIPGTRLVIVGSGPAKDSLRRKLPGAVFAGFQTGNELARIMASFDVFVHPGESETFCQTIQEAMASGVPVVAVGRGGPLDLVDSSRTGWLYEPGKLDQLHAGVMDLLGDDTKRRAFGRAAYSAVQGRTWPVLCEQLVSYYAEAVDLHSRTHSGRYRAVR comes from the coding sequence GTGAGAGTCGCAGTGGTTGCCGAATCTTTCCTTCCGCACATGAACGGGGTGACACACTCCCTGTTGAAGGTGCTGGAGCACCTGAGCAGCCGGGGCGACTGTTTCGAAGATGTATTGGTGATCGCGCCGTCGTCGTCGTGGTTGGACGAGAAGTCCCCTGCGACGGTCGAGGGCTACCCGGTTGTTCCGCTGCCTTCGTTCCCGCTGAAGGGCTACCCGACCGTGCGGCTGGCGGCAGGCACGGTTGCGAGGGTCCGACGGACCCTCGCGGACTTCGCTCCCGATGTCGTCCATATCGCTTCCCCTTTTGTGCTCGGGTGGCGGGCGGTGCAGGCCGCGAATCAGTTGGGACTGACGACCGTGTCCGTCTACCAGACGGAGATACCCGCCTACGCCGCCCGCTATGGCGTGCCCTGGCTTGAGAACGTGCTGTGGCAGCGGGTGGAGAACATCCACGCCCGTTCCACACTGACGCTGGCGCCGTCGTCGTTCGCCCTGAATCAACTAGGAAGCCGTGGCATTCCCCGGTTGCGGCTGTGGCGCCGAGGGGTGGACACCGCCCGTTTCACTCCGGCGAAGCGGGACGGGCAGTGGCGGCGTTCGGTGGCGCCGCCGGGGTCGCGGATCATCGGATACGTGGGCCGGCTGGCTGCCGAAAAGCAGGTGGAGGACCTCGCCGGGTTGGACGCCATCCCGGGTACGCGGCTGGTGATCGTCGGGTCCGGACCGGCCAAGGATTCGCTGAGGCGGAAGCTGCCCGGAGCCGTTTTTGCCGGCTTCCAGACCGGGAATGAGCTGGCGCGCATCATGGCCTCGTTCGACGTCTTTGTGCACCCGGGCGAATCGGAGACGTTCTGCCAGACCATTCAGGAAGCCATGGCTTCCGGAGTCCCCGTGGTGGCGGTCGGACGCGGTGGTCCGCTGGACCTGGTCGATTCCTCGCGGACCGGCTGGCTGTATGAACCGGGAAAGCTGGATCAGTTACACGCCGGAGTCATGGACCTGCTGGGTGATGACACCAAACGCCGGGCCTTTGGCAGGGCGGCGTATTCCGCGGTTCAGGGACGCACCTGGCCAGTGCTGTGCGAGCAGCTGGTGTCCTACTACGCCGAAGCAGTCGACCTGCACAGCAGGACGCATTCTGGACGCTACCGCGCTGTGCGATAG
- a CDS encoding DUF1684 domain-containing protein — protein sequence MNHAATALHTADWRRRVFALYQEVRDAAADGSPALAHAHWRTDRDRLFASHPASPLPAEARTRFTGLSVAAYNADYRFEATIDDDGAGQLMEVPTGTDGVVPFERLGSVVLDGLGSLALWRLKSYGGGLFLPLRDGSSGAGGSYGGGRYLLDTVKGAHLGEREGRLIVDLNFAYNPSCAYDEAWACPLPGPDNRLGPALPVGEQYTAY from the coding sequence ATGAACCATGCAGCAACGGCCCTGCACACGGCAGACTGGCGTCGTCGGGTGTTCGCCCTGTACCAGGAGGTTCGGGACGCCGCAGCGGACGGATCGCCGGCGCTCGCCCACGCCCACTGGCGCACCGATCGGGACCGCCTGTTCGCCAGCCACCCGGCGTCGCCCCTCCCGGCCGAGGCACGCACACGGTTCACCGGCCTCTCGGTGGCGGCCTACAACGCCGATTACCGGTTCGAGGCGACGATCGACGACGACGGCGCCGGCCAGCTGATGGAGGTTCCCACCGGAACTGACGGCGTAGTTCCTTTCGAACGGCTGGGCAGCGTGGTGCTGGACGGCCTCGGATCGTTGGCACTTTGGCGATTGAAGTCCTACGGCGGCGGGCTTTTCCTGCCGCTCCGGGACGGCTCGTCCGGCGCCGGCGGAAGCTATGGCGGCGGGCGGTACCTGCTGGACACGGTCAAGGGAGCGCATCTCGGCGAGCGCGAGGGGCGCCTGATCGTTGACCTGAACTTCGCGTACAACCCCTCCTGCGCCTACGACGAAGCGTGGGCCTGCCCCCTGCCCGGCCCGGACAACCGGCTGGGCCCGGCACTTCCCGTCGGAGAGCAGTACACCGCGTATTAG
- a CDS encoding TSUP family transporter — protein MTIALFLLVLGLILVGAVAQRIAGLGFALLVSPFLVLILGPHEGVLLINICGVVSSALIVPRVWRDIDWSMFRWLTVPAVFGSVAGSIAAAALPSAPLAVTVGAVVLVALTLSLVMQRSSVVVAGNVPKAVAGISAGLTNSMAGVGGPAVSAYALLSRWPQRPFAATLQPFFAVIGTVTVTVKLLIDPTQVPPLDAWMWVVIPLTIVVGIFAGEQLARFIRDRHARFAVIIIAFLGAATAFVNGIFDLVG, from the coding sequence GTGACGATTGCCCTTTTCCTGCTGGTCCTCGGCCTCATTCTGGTCGGTGCCGTTGCGCAGCGCATTGCGGGGCTGGGTTTCGCGCTACTCGTGTCCCCTTTCCTGGTGCTGATCCTCGGTCCGCACGAGGGCGTGCTGCTGATCAATATCTGCGGGGTGGTTTCCTCCGCGCTGATCGTTCCCCGGGTGTGGCGGGACATCGACTGGAGCATGTTCCGCTGGCTCACGGTCCCCGCCGTGTTCGGTTCCGTTGCCGGTTCGATTGCCGCCGCAGCCCTTCCCAGCGCTCCGCTCGCGGTGACCGTCGGCGCCGTCGTGCTTGTGGCGTTGACCCTCTCGCTGGTGATGCAGCGCTCCTCGGTGGTGGTTGCCGGCAACGTGCCCAAGGCGGTCGCGGGGATATCGGCGGGGCTTACCAACTCGATGGCCGGGGTCGGCGGGCCGGCCGTGAGCGCCTACGCGCTGCTATCGCGCTGGCCGCAGCGGCCCTTCGCCGCCACACTGCAGCCGTTCTTCGCCGTCATCGGCACGGTGACCGTCACTGTGAAACTGCTGATCGATCCCACGCAGGTACCTCCACTGGATGCCTGGATGTGGGTAGTGATTCCGCTGACCATTGTCGTCGGAATCTTCGCCGGCGAGCAGCTGGCCCGCTTCATCCGCGACCGGCACGCCCGTTTCGCGGTCATCATCATCGCGTTCCTGGGGGCGGCCACGGCGTTCGTGAACGGGATTTTCGACCTCGTCGGCTAG
- a CDS encoding DUF6350 family protein: MRLPTKPRAVPMPLWLQGAFELGQAAVVSALVVVIPLAGVWLTGGFAAREALGTLRLAAQAWLVIHGVPLEITLPDGGTGTLWAVPLALTLLPFLLAWRAGRRLARASYTDQLWQALLGALVVYAAFGFGAAFLADDGATSASPAAGASVPLIASGLGMIIGAYQEAGSWGRLIGVDLADWISTTSQHSRWAGSYVWSALRASFLAVVAALGLAALLLAVTLAIHWASIATIYERLDAGIVGGAVVTIGQLGFLPNLAIWTLSWSSGAGFALGTGSSITPLATTAGPLPAIPILGAVPSGTLDYGMAALALPVVAGVLAGLWFFREGENHFDEWLQLKTHARWFTATASTLTLGAFIGVMAGLGAAVLALLSGASAGIGRFVELGPDPLWTGLWVAAEVAVGVVVGFAAGPLLERENR; encoded by the coding sequence ATGAGACTTCCCACCAAACCCCGAGCTGTGCCGATGCCCCTGTGGCTGCAGGGCGCGTTCGAACTGGGGCAGGCAGCGGTGGTCTCAGCGCTGGTCGTCGTGATTCCCCTGGCCGGTGTCTGGCTGACCGGCGGCTTCGCTGCCAGGGAGGCTTTGGGAACTCTTCGGCTTGCCGCCCAGGCGTGGCTCGTGATCCACGGAGTGCCCCTGGAAATCACCTTGCCCGACGGCGGGACGGGCACCCTCTGGGCGGTCCCGCTTGCGCTCACCCTCCTTCCGTTCCTGCTCGCGTGGCGCGCCGGACGCAGGCTTGCCCGCGCCTCCTACACCGACCAGCTGTGGCAGGCACTCCTCGGCGCACTCGTGGTGTACGCCGCGTTCGGGTTTGGAGCGGCCTTTCTAGCCGACGACGGCGCCACCTCGGCTTCCCCTGCTGCTGGCGCTTCGGTGCCCCTCATCGCGTCAGGGCTCGGCATGATCATCGGTGCTTACCAGGAGGCGGGATCCTGGGGGAGGCTTATCGGGGTTGATCTCGCTGACTGGATCTCAACCACCAGTCAGCATTCCCGCTGGGCGGGCTCCTACGTATGGTCCGCGCTCAGGGCTTCGTTCCTGGCCGTTGTCGCCGCGCTTGGCCTGGCCGCGCTCCTGCTCGCTGTGACACTGGCAATTCACTGGGCCAGCATCGCAACCATCTACGAGCGGCTGGACGCGGGGATAGTTGGCGGGGCGGTGGTCACCATCGGCCAGTTGGGTTTCCTTCCGAACCTCGCCATCTGGACGCTCTCCTGGTCCTCCGGTGCGGGGTTTGCCCTCGGAACCGGCAGTTCCATCACGCCCTTGGCAACCACGGCTGGCCCGCTTCCGGCCATCCCGATTCTCGGCGCTGTGCCGTCAGGAACGCTGGACTACGGAATGGCGGCCCTCGCGCTGCCGGTCGTGGCAGGGGTGCTCGCGGGTTTGTGGTTCTTCCGGGAAGGTGAGAATCACTTCGATGAGTGGCTGCAGCTGAAGACGCACGCGAGGTGGTTCACGGCAACGGCCTCCACGCTCACCCTCGGTGCCTTCATCGGCGTCATGGCAGGGCTGGGTGCTGCCGTGCTCGCACTGCTTTCCGGTGCGTCGGCCGGCATTGGGCGGTTCGTTGAGCTTGGACCGGACCCACTGTGGACCGGACTGTGGGTGGCCGCTGAAGTGGCTGTCGGCGTCGTCGTCGGTTTTGCTGCCGGTCCGCTGCTGGAGCGCGAGAACCGGTAA
- the purN gene encoding phosphoribosylglycinamide formyltransferase, which produces MRIVVLVSGSGSNLQAVIDAVQDGDLPVEIAAVGADRPDTYGVERAAAAGIPTFVVDFKSHASRAEWNAELTAQTAGFEPDYVISSGFMRIVDQRFLDRFPNRYLNTHPALLPSFPGAHGVRDALAYGVKITGCTVMIADAGIDTGPILAQAAVPVLEGDTEETLHERIKVQERLLLIETLRELALTPSTQQR; this is translated from the coding sequence ATGCGCATCGTTGTCCTTGTTTCCGGGTCCGGGTCCAATCTGCAGGCCGTCATCGACGCAGTGCAGGATGGGGACCTACCCGTGGAGATCGCGGCGGTGGGGGCCGACCGTCCGGATACCTATGGCGTGGAGCGTGCCGCAGCAGCCGGCATCCCCACGTTCGTAGTCGACTTCAAGTCCCACGCGAGCCGTGCTGAATGGAACGCCGAACTCACAGCGCAAACGGCCGGCTTCGAACCCGATTACGTCATCTCCTCAGGGTTCATGCGCATCGTCGACCAGCGATTCCTTGACCGTTTCCCCAACCGGTACCTGAATACCCACCCGGCGCTGCTGCCCAGCTTCCCCGGAGCCCACGGTGTGCGCGATGCCCTCGCCTACGGCGTGAAGATCACCGGCTGCACCGTGATGATCGCCGACGCCGGCATCGATACCGGGCCCATCCTCGCCCAGGCTGCAGTGCCCGTGCTGGAGGGGGACACCGAGGAAACCCTCCACGAACGCATCAAGGTCCAGGAGCGGCTGCTCCTCATCGAAACCCTTCGCGAACTGGCCCTCACCCCATCCACTCAGCAGCGGTAG
- a CDS encoding alpha-amylase family glycosyl hydrolase, which translates to MLVRHAAVVVLAAVLAATGSALPAQAKPKPGPDGPTALTSLRAPVTDENFYFVMADRFENGTTANDDGGLGPDPMVSGFDPTRKGFYNGGDLQGLLERMDYIEGLGTTSIWLTPSFKNKPVQTADASAGYHGYWITDFTQIDPHLGSNADLKALIDEAHSRDMKVYFDIITNHTADVIGYEEGARMPYISKDREPYRTAAGEEFDDRDVAGSEDFPALDNEESFPYTPVLEAGEENLKVPAWLNDPSLYHNRGDTTFAGEDSYYGDFFGLDDLFTEHPTVVDGMKEIYQTWIADFGVDGFRIDTMKHVNDEFWQEFGPDVLAFAREQGKDEFFMFGEVFDTTKDFTSQYTTRNSMQAVLDFPFQDAARGFASRSADAGTLEDFFLADDWYTDTDSNAYSLPTFLGNHDMGRIGGFIAADNPGAPESELLARDGLAHELMYFSRGNPVIYYGDEQGFTGPGGDQDARQTLFASQVPEYLDDDLLGTSSTHAEDNFDTSHPMYQKIQELAEVTEDHPALRDGAHQHRYAADGPGIYAFSRIDTRRQREYVVALNNSTKEQTASIPTYLPGRPFKKVYGDGDRQLKSERNGTLEVTVPPLSAVVYEGVSRIPGSKAAPAIALDTPAPAEADNGRMLVQADVDGSSFYQVTFEARSDGGTWTPIGTDDNAPYRVFHDVAALDPGTDLEYRAVVLDNKRHTAASPVVEAEVPAAVVRLESPQENASVQGTVEVRAVAEPEKATHEVTLERSIDGGPWTGIGTDTSSPAYTAFDDVAGVPDGTEIRYRAELGGIYSEVRTVTVGESFEQPDAVSAPGSFNTEIGCAEDWMPACGAAQLTLDPADGIWRLSVDVPAGNYEFKAALNGNWKVNYGAGGAPGGANIPFTHDGGPVTFSYDHRTNVITVE; encoded by the coding sequence ATGCTGGTGCGCCACGCCGCCGTCGTCGTTCTTGCTGCCGTTCTGGCAGCGACAGGATCCGCCCTTCCCGCGCAGGCCAAACCCAAACCGGGACCTGACGGACCAACGGCCCTCACTTCGCTGCGCGCACCGGTGACGGACGAAAATTTCTACTTCGTGATGGCCGACCGCTTCGAAAACGGGACCACCGCGAACGACGACGGCGGGCTGGGCCCCGATCCGATGGTTTCCGGCTTCGACCCCACCCGTAAAGGTTTCTATAACGGCGGTGACCTCCAGGGCCTGCTGGAGCGAATGGACTACATCGAGGGGCTGGGGACCACTTCCATCTGGCTGACGCCGAGTTTCAAGAACAAGCCCGTGCAAACCGCAGACGCTTCGGCCGGCTACCACGGCTACTGGATCACCGATTTCACGCAGATTGACCCGCATTTGGGCAGCAACGCGGATCTGAAGGCGCTCATCGATGAGGCCCACTCGCGGGACATGAAGGTGTACTTCGACATCATCACCAACCACACGGCGGACGTCATCGGCTACGAGGAGGGTGCCCGGATGCCGTATATCTCCAAGGACCGGGAACCCTACCGGACCGCCGCAGGCGAAGAGTTCGATGACCGCGATGTCGCCGGGAGCGAGGACTTCCCGGCGCTCGACAACGAAGAGTCCTTCCCGTACACACCCGTGCTCGAAGCCGGTGAGGAGAACCTCAAGGTGCCGGCCTGGCTCAACGATCCCTCGCTCTACCACAACCGTGGCGACACCACCTTCGCCGGTGAGGATTCCTATTACGGCGACTTCTTCGGACTGGATGACCTCTTCACCGAACACCCCACCGTGGTGGACGGCATGAAGGAGATCTACCAGACGTGGATTGCGGACTTCGGCGTGGACGGATTCCGCATCGACACCATGAAGCACGTCAATGACGAGTTCTGGCAGGAGTTCGGGCCCGACGTCCTGGCATTCGCCCGCGAACAGGGCAAGGACGAGTTCTTCATGTTCGGCGAGGTCTTCGACACCACCAAGGACTTCACTTCCCAGTACACCACCCGCAATTCGATGCAGGCGGTGCTGGACTTCCCGTTCCAGGATGCAGCCCGCGGATTCGCGTCGCGCAGCGCCGACGCCGGCACCCTGGAGGATTTCTTCCTCGCCGATGACTGGTACACCGACACGGATTCGAACGCCTATAGCCTGCCCACGTTCCTCGGGAACCACGACATGGGGCGCATCGGCGGGTTCATCGCCGCTGATAACCCCGGTGCACCGGAATCCGAGCTGCTTGCCCGCGACGGCCTGGCCCATGAGCTCATGTACTTCTCCCGCGGCAACCCGGTGATCTACTACGGTGACGAGCAGGGCTTCACCGGCCCGGGAGGCGACCAGGACGCCCGCCAGACACTATTCGCGAGCCAGGTGCCGGAATACCTCGATGATGACCTGCTGGGAACTTCGTCCACCCACGCCGAGGACAACTTTGACACCAGCCACCCGATGTACCAGAAGATCCAGGAGCTCGCAGAGGTGACGGAGGACCACCCCGCCCTCCGCGACGGCGCACACCAACACCGGTATGCTGCGGACGGCCCGGGAATCTACGCCTTCTCGAGGATCGATACGCGCAGGCAGCGCGAGTATGTGGTGGCACTCAACAACAGCACCAAGGAGCAGACCGCGAGCATCCCCACCTACCTGCCCGGGCGGCCGTTCAAGAAGGTGTACGGCGACGGCGATCGCCAGCTCAAGAGCGAACGCAACGGCACCCTTGAGGTGACCGTGCCCCCGCTTTCAGCAGTGGTGTACGAGGGCGTCAGTCGCATTCCCGGCTCAAAGGCCGCGCCCGCTATCGCCCTCGATACGCCCGCACCGGCTGAGGCGGACAACGGACGGATGCTGGTCCAGGCCGACGTCGATGGCTCCTCGTTCTACCAGGTCACCTTCGAGGCGCGGTCGGACGGCGGCACGTGGACACCCATTGGCACCGACGACAACGCGCCGTACCGCGTATTCCACGACGTCGCGGCGCTCGACCCCGGAACAGACCTGGAGTATCGGGCCGTGGTACTGGACAACAAGCGGCACACCGCGGCGAGTCCTGTTGTCGAAGCGGAGGTACCTGCCGCCGTCGTACGCCTTGAATCTCCCCAGGAGAACGCTTCCGTGCAGGGAACCGTAGAGGTCCGCGCGGTTGCGGAGCCCGAGAAGGCCACGCATGAGGTCACGCTCGAACGAAGCATCGACGGCGGTCCCTGGACCGGGATCGGGACCGACACCTCCTCCCCCGCCTATACCGCGTTCGACGACGTCGCGGGCGTCCCCGACGGGACGGAGATCAGATACCGCGCGGAACTGGGCGGTATCTACAGCGAGGTGCGCACCGTGACGGTCGGCGAGAGCTTTGAGCAACCGGACGCCGTTTCAGCGCCCGGCAGCTTCAACACCGAGATCGGTTGCGCGGAGGACTGGATGCCTGCGTGCGGTGCAGCACAATTGACTCTCGACCCCGCGGATGGGATCTGGCGGCTCTCCGTCGATGTCCCTGCCGGCAATTACGAGTTCAAGGCCGCCCTCAACGGGAACTGGAAAGTGAACTATGGCGCCGGAGGAGCGCCGGGCGGTGCGAATATCCCGTTCACGCACGACGGCGGCCCGGTCACCTTCAGCTACGACCACCGGACGAACGTGATTACTGTCGAATAG
- a CDS encoding MFS transporter: MSTHTELPTGDQVVQDLPWRWRVQGRIFLIGGLGFMFDAWDVTLNGYLIPLLSDEWGLTPGQAAWVGTSNLIGMAVGAFAWGSIADIIGRKKAFTATLLIFSVFTVLGALSGDLIWFCIFRFLAGFGLGGCIPVDYALVGEFTPRKHRGRVLTAMDGWWPIGAALCGVVSALLIAAFGDWRYLMLVMVLPALLVFWVRRSVPESPLYLVQRGRTDEAKAVINQLVRSTGGTARRWRLPEAGDDPRLTLGGLTGQFTALWRFNWRITLAAWGLFLTILLVYYGALTWMPQILITAGFRQSVAFLTTAGMTGIGFLGVVAAALLVERVGRKWILGVSGPLSAVVLVIFALSVELPVVATFWLLAFGFTIQVAIPVLYTYVSELYPTELRGSGFGWASTVSRVGAGLVPLIFGSLLWPYLGLPLTFAATGLLVLLAVLWMALKAPETRGAAL; this comes from the coding sequence GTGAGCACCCACACCGAACTTCCCACCGGCGACCAGGTTGTCCAGGACCTGCCGTGGCGCTGGCGGGTGCAGGGCAGAATTTTCCTGATCGGCGGGCTCGGCTTCATGTTCGACGCCTGGGACGTCACACTCAACGGCTACCTCATCCCGTTGCTTTCGGATGAGTGGGGCCTGACGCCGGGGCAGGCTGCCTGGGTGGGCACGTCCAATCTGATCGGCATGGCAGTGGGCGCTTTTGCATGGGGTTCGATCGCCGACATCATCGGTCGCAAGAAGGCGTTCACGGCTACGCTGCTGATCTTTTCCGTGTTCACCGTGCTGGGCGCACTCTCCGGGGATCTCATCTGGTTCTGCATCTTCCGGTTCCTCGCCGGCTTCGGCCTGGGCGGCTGTATCCCGGTCGATTACGCCCTGGTCGGCGAGTTCACACCAAGGAAGCACCGCGGCCGCGTTCTCACCGCCATGGATGGGTGGTGGCCTATCGGCGCAGCCCTGTGCGGTGTGGTCTCGGCGCTGCTCATCGCCGCTTTCGGCGACTGGCGTTACCTCATGCTGGTGATGGTGCTTCCGGCGTTGCTTGTGTTCTGGGTGCGGCGGTCGGTCCCGGAGTCGCCCCTCTATCTGGTCCAGCGTGGACGAACGGACGAGGCGAAGGCCGTGATTAACCAACTGGTCCGGAGCACGGGTGGAACCGCACGGCGATGGCGGCTGCCCGAAGCCGGTGACGATCCACGGCTCACGCTCGGTGGCCTGACCGGGCAGTTCACGGCGCTGTGGCGGTTCAACTGGCGCATCACCCTGGCCGCCTGGGGACTCTTCCTGACCATCCTCCTCGTCTACTACGGCGCCCTGACCTGGATGCCCCAGATCCTCATCACCGCAGGGTTCCGGCAGTCGGTCGCCTTCCTGACAACAGCCGGTATGACGGGCATCGGCTTCCTTGGCGTCGTGGCCGCTGCCCTGCTCGTGGAACGCGTGGGACGAAAGTGGATTCTTGGCGTGTCCGGCCCGCTGTCCGCCGTCGTTCTGGTGATCTTTGCCCTCAGTGTCGAGTTGCCTGTCGTTGCGACGTTCTGGCTGCTGGCGTTTGGCTTCACCATTCAGGTGGCCATTCCGGTTCTCTACACCTATGTGTCGGAGCTCTACCCCACAGAGCTGCGGGGGTCGGGATTCGGTTGGGCGTCAACGGTTTCCCGTGTGGGCGCCGGCCTGGTTCCACTGATCTTCGGCTCGCTGCTGTGGCCGTATCTGGGGCTGCCGCTGACCTTCGCGGCAACGGGTCTTCTTGTGCTGCTCGCAGTGCTGTGGATGGCACTGAAGGCACCCGAGACCCGTGGTGCCGCACTTTAG